The Mycolicibacterium mucogenicum DSM 44124 genomic sequence TCTTCGTCTATACGCTGCTGCTGAAGCGCCGCACGTCGCAGAACGTGGTGTGGGGCGGCGCGGCCGGCTGCATGCCCGTGATGATCGGCTGGTCGGCGGTGACCGGAACCATCCAGTGGCCCGCGCTGGTGATGTTCCTGATCATCTTCTTCTGGACACCGCCGCACACCTGGGCGCTGGCCATGCGCTACAAGGAGGACTACGAGGCGGCCGGCGTGCCGATGCTGCCCGTGGTCGCCACCGAGCGCCAGGTCACCAAGCAGATCCTGATCTACACCTGGGCGACGGTGCTGACGACGCTCGCGCTGGCGTTCGCCACCGGCTGGCTGTACGCGGCGGTGGCGCTGGTCGCCGGCGTCTGGTTCCTGGTGATGGCACACCAGCTGTACTCGGGCGTGAAGCGCGGCGAGCCGGTGAAGCCGCTGCGGCTGTTCCTGCAGTCGAACAACTACCTCGCCGTCGTGTTCTGCGCGCTGGCGGTCGACTCGGCGCTCGCGCTGCCGATGGTCTTCGGCCACTGACGGACCCGCTAGTTTTGGGGCATGCCCAAACTGGTGAGCCCCGACAACTTCGCCCGCGCCGAATCGGATCTGTACTTCTCCGGCATCGTCAACGACGGCGGCGTCGGTGGCTTTCGGCATCACCGTGAACTGAGTTCGATCGATCACCAGGTGGTCATCCGGCAGAACCGCGACACCCTATACTCGGCCGCGGTGTTCGACCTCGACGCCGGACCGGTCACTGTCACCCTGCCCGATAGCGCGGGCCGGTTCATGTCGCTCCAGGTCATCAACGAGGACCACTACACGACCCAGGTCGCCTATGCCCCGGCGACGGTGCACCTGACGCGCGCGGCCGTCGGTACCCGTTACGTGGCGGTGGCCGTCCGCACGTTGGTCGATCCCAACGATGCGGCTGATCTGGCCGCCGTACACGCGCTGCAGGACGCCATCACCGTCGCACAGGAGGCGCCGGGGAGCTTTGCGGTACCCGACTGGGACCCGGTCAGCCAGAAGACCGTCCGCGACGCGCTCGTCACGCTGGCCACCACACTGCCGGACACCAAGGGCATGTTCGGCACCGCGGCCGACACCGACCCGGTGCGGCATCTGATCGGCTCGGCCAACGCCTGGGGCGGCAATCCCGAGCGCGACGCGTTCTACCTGACCGTGGTGCCCGCGCAGAACGACGGCACCACGGTGCACCGGTTGACCGTCAAAGACGTTCCGGTGGACGGCTTCTGGTCGGTGACGGTCTACAACAAGGACGGCTACTTCACCGCCAACGAGCAGAATGCCTACTCGGTGAACAACATCACTGCCGTCAAGGCCGCCGACGGTTCGACGACCATCCAGTTCGGTGGCGCGGGTGCTGAAAATCTGCTGCCGATCACCCCGGGCTGGAACTACACCGTGCGGCTGTACCGTCCGCGGCCCGAGATTCTCGACGGCAGCTGGACGTTCCCGGTGGCCGAACCCGCCTAAGGCACCAGCACCACAGAGCCGACGGTCAGCCGGGCCTGCAGGTCGGCGTGTGCGCGGGCGGCATCGGCCAGCGGGTAGCGCTGGCTGATCGTCACGTTGAGGGTGCCGTCGGAGATGGCCTGCAGCAGTTCGCCTGCCCGCCAGGAGAACTCGTCGGTGTTGCGGGTGTAATGCGCGAGCGTCGGCCGGGTCAGGAACAGGGATCCGCCACTGTTGAGGCGCTGTGGATCGATCGGCGGCACCGGGCCGCTGGAGGCGCCGAACAGGGCCAAGGTGCCCCGTACCGCGAGGCTGGCCAGGCTCGCCTCGAACGTGGAGGCGCCGACTCCGTCGTACACCGCGGCGACGCCGTTGCCGTCGGTGAGTTCACGGATTTTGGCGCCGAACTCGGCGGGATCGTCGGGATAGTCCAACACCTCGATGGCGCCGGCCTGCCGCGAGAGCGCAGCCTTGTCGCTGTTGGAGACCGTGGTGATGACGCGCACCGCCATGCTGGTGGCCCACTGGGTCAGGATCAGCCCGACGCCGCCGGCGCCGGCGTGCAGCAGCACCGTGTCGCCCTGCTGCACCGGGTAGGTCGACTTGATCAGGTAGTGCGCCGTCATGCCTTTGAGCAGTGCCGCGGCGGCCACCTCGGGGTCCACGCCCTCCGGGACGTAGGCCACGTAATCGGCTGGGGCGACGCAGTATTCGGAGTAGGTGGCGTCGGCCGCGGCGGTGACCACCCGGTCGCCGACGGCGAGCGCCGCCACGTCATCGCCGACCGCGGTGATGGTGCCGCAGACCTCGGTGCCGGGGATGTATGGCACTTCGCGCTGATACAGGCCGGAGCGGAAGTACGTGTCGATGAAGTTGACGCCGATGGCCTCGGCCTTGATCAGGACCTCGCCCGGACCCGGCGTGGGCTCGGGGCGTTCGACGAAGGACAGGACTTCCGGACCGCCGAGTTCGGCGACTTCGATGGCATGCATGCCACCTATCATTCCAACGTGAAACTCGCGCGGCCCGATATCCGTCATCCCCGTATCGTTTTCGCAGGTTGCCAGGCCCTCGTCGAAGGCGACGGCGACGACGACGGGTTGGTCAAGGCGTTACGGGACCGCGGTTTGCACGCGCATTGGCTGGCGTGGGACGACCCAGCCACGCTGCAGGCCGATCTCGTGATCCTGCGGGCCACGTGGGACTACACCGAGCGGCACGATGAGTTCGTGGCCTGGACCAGGAAGGTGCCCAATCTGCTGAACGCACCCGAGGTGGTCGCGTGGAACAGCGACAAGCGCTACCTGGCGGATTTGGCGGCGGCCGGCGTGCCGACGGTGCCCAG encodes the following:
- a CDS encoding heme o synthase, which gives rise to MLAYVALTKPRVIELLLVTTIPAMLLAHRFDVVASQGPIKPLLILNTLVGGLLAAAGANTLNCVADADIDKVMKRTARRPLARATVPTRNALIFGLVLTVTSFLWLWRSSNLLSGLLALATIAFYVFVYTLLLKRRTSQNVVWGGAAGCMPVMIGWSAVTGTIQWPALVMFLIIFFWTPPHTWALAMRYKEDYEAAGVPMLPVVATERQVTKQILIYTWATVLTTLALAFATGWLYAAVALVAGVWFLVMAHQLYSGVKRGEPVKPLRLFLQSNNYLAVVFCALAVDSALALPMVFGH
- a CDS encoding DUF1254 domain-containing protein; this encodes MSPDNFARAESDLYFSGIVNDGGVGGFRHHRELSSIDHQVVIRQNRDTLYSAAVFDLDAGPVTVTLPDSAGRFMSLQVINEDHYTTQVAYAPATVHLTRAAVGTRYVAVAVRTLVDPNDAADLAAVHALQDAITVAQEAPGSFAVPDWDPVSQKTVRDALVTLATTLPDTKGMFGTAADTDPVRHLIGSANAWGGNPERDAFYLTVVPAQNDGTTVHRLTVKDVPVDGFWSVTVYNKDGYFTANEQNAYSVNNITAVKAADGSTTIQFGGAGAENLLPITPGWNYTVRLYRPRPEILDGSWTFPVAEPA
- a CDS encoding quinone oxidoreductase family protein, translating into MHAIEVAELGGPEVLSFVERPEPTPGPGEVLIKAEAIGVNFIDTYFRSGLYQREVPYIPGTEVCGTITAVGDDVAALAVGDRVVTAAADATYSEYCVAPADYVAYVPEGVDPEVAAAALLKGMTAHYLIKSTYPVQQGDTVLLHAGAGGVGLILTQWATSMAVRVITTVSNSDKAALSRQAGAIEVLDYPDDPAEFGAKIRELTDGNGVAAVYDGVGASTFEASLASLAVRGTLALFGASSGPVPPIDPQRLNSGGSLFLTRPTLAHYTRNTDEFSWRAGELLQAISDGTLNVTISQRYPLADAARAHADLQARLTVGSVVLVP